A region from the Arthrobacter gengyunqii genome encodes:
- a CDS encoding glycoside hydrolase family 13 protein — MSDPDRPAWWTNAVVYQVYPRSFADSTGTGTGDLAGITAKLDYIAELGVDVIWLSPVHQSPQFDNGYDISDYRRIDSLFGSEEDFDELLEGIHARGMKLIMDLVVNHTSSEHEAFRKSSRSRDNEERNTYWWRDPRPGFDPGEPGAEPNNWGSHFGGSAWTYDPGTKQYYLHLFTPQQPDLNWENPRVREGVHAVMNWWIDRGVDGFRMDVINFISKDPALPDGVVEPGGVWGDGAPYFTSGPRIHEFLQEMRRAVFTNRTGDYLTVGETPGATVDEALLFTDPHRGELDMVFQFEHVSLDQSPGNKWDYRQLDLRDLKTSWNRWQRGLAATGWNSLYLGNHDQPRQVSRFGDDATYRYESATLLATLLHLHRGTPYIYQGEELGMTSAGFTSIDQYRDVESLNFYADALSRGSSPEAALTALAAMSRDNARTPMQWSSEANAGFTSGTPWIPVNENFRNINAEADLASERSVYRYYQKLIRLRHESSVVSLGDFHLLDPEHPTLYAFRRGRGDQQFLVECNVSGEAMELPSNLGSGELILGNYTDPGDPHWLRPWEARILDISTYEFG, encoded by the coding sequence ATGAGCGATCCTGACCGCCCGGCGTGGTGGACCAATGCCGTTGTCTATCAGGTTTATCCGCGGAGCTTCGCTGACAGTACCGGCACCGGCACCGGTGACTTGGCAGGTATCACGGCAAAGCTGGACTACATCGCCGAACTGGGCGTAGACGTGATCTGGCTTTCGCCGGTGCACCAGTCGCCGCAGTTCGACAACGGCTACGACATCAGCGACTATCGGCGGATCGATTCCCTGTTTGGCTCCGAAGAGGACTTCGACGAGCTGCTCGAAGGCATCCATGCCCGGGGCATGAAGCTCATCATGGACCTCGTGGTGAACCATACCTCCAGCGAACACGAGGCTTTTCGCAAGTCGTCACGGTCTCGGGACAATGAAGAACGCAATACCTATTGGTGGCGTGATCCCCGGCCGGGCTTTGATCCCGGAGAGCCCGGGGCCGAACCCAATAATTGGGGCTCACACTTTGGCGGTTCCGCCTGGACCTATGATCCGGGAACCAAGCAGTACTACCTCCACCTCTTCACCCCCCAGCAGCCGGACCTCAACTGGGAAAACCCCCGGGTGAGGGAAGGAGTCCACGCCGTCATGAACTGGTGGATCGACCGGGGCGTTGACGGGTTCCGGATGGACGTCATCAACTTTATTTCCAAGGATCCGGCCCTGCCCGACGGCGTGGTGGAGCCCGGGGGAGTCTGGGGTGACGGCGCGCCGTACTTCACCTCCGGCCCCCGGATCCACGAATTCCTGCAGGAGATGCGGCGGGCCGTGTTCACAAACCGGACGGGCGACTACCTGACTGTCGGAGAGACTCCCGGAGCAACCGTGGACGAGGCCCTGCTGTTCACAGATCCGCACCGCGGAGAGCTGGACATGGTGTTCCAGTTTGAGCATGTCAGCCTTGACCAGAGCCCCGGGAACAAATGGGACTATCGGCAACTGGATTTGAGGGACCTCAAGACCAGCTGGAACCGGTGGCAGCGGGGACTGGCGGCAACGGGCTGGAACAGTCTGTACCTGGGAAACCATGATCAGCCGCGGCAGGTGTCACGGTTCGGGGATGACGCGACGTATCGGTATGAGTCGGCAACCCTTTTGGCCACCCTGCTGCACCTCCACCGGGGGACACCGTACATTTACCAGGGCGAGGAACTGGGAATGACCAGCGCCGGGTTCACATCCATCGATCAATACCGTGATGTGGAATCCCTGAATTTCTACGCTGATGCTCTCAGCCGGGGTTCCAGCCCTGAGGCTGCGCTGACGGCGCTGGCAGCAATGAGCCGCGACAACGCCCGCACACCCATGCAGTGGAGTAGCGAAGCGAACGCCGGATTCACCTCCGGAACGCCGTGGATCCCGGTCAACGAAAACTTCCGGAACATCAATGCGGAGGCGGACCTGGCTTCCGAACGGTCCGTATATCGCTACTACCAAAAACTGATCCGCCTGCGGCACGAATCCTCCGTCGTGTCACTCGGAGACTTCCACCTGCTCGATCCGGAGCATCCCACGCTTTACGCGTTCCGGCGCGGCCGCGGAGACCAGCAGTTCCTGGTGGAGTGCAACGTGTCGGGAGAGGCCATGGAACTGCCGTCCAATCTTGGAAGCGGGGAGCTGATCCTGGGCAACTACACAGATCCGGGGGACCCGCACTGGCTGCGCCCCTGGGAAGCACGGATCCTGGATATTTCCACCTACGAGTTCGGGTAG
- a CDS encoding DUF1269 domain-containing protein has protein sequence MTTLTVWKFPDSGAAEQATETLSSLQSQGLINVQDEAYVTWPEDKKKPSTHQEHHLVGAGALGGGFWGLLFGLIFFIPIIGLVVGAAVGALSASMVDVGIDDNFIKQVRSEVTPGTSALFVLTSDAVEDRVLDAFKSSFPDAKLIFTNLSKEQEANLRQAFAD, from the coding sequence ATGACAACACTGACCGTATGGAAATTTCCGGATTCAGGTGCTGCCGAGCAAGCAACCGAGACACTCTCCAGCCTGCAGTCACAGGGCTTGATCAATGTCCAGGATGAGGCTTACGTGACCTGGCCCGAGGACAAGAAGAAGCCCAGCACGCACCAGGAACATCATCTGGTGGGAGCAGGCGCCCTGGGCGGCGGTTTTTGGGGCCTCCTGTTTGGCTTGATTTTCTTCATTCCGATCATTGGCCTGGTAGTGGGAGCGGCCGTGGGAGCGCTCTCGGCTTCCATGGTTGATGTGGGGATTGATGACAACTTCATCAAGCAGGTGCGCAGCGAAGTCACTCCGGGAACCTCGGCGTTGTTTGTCCTCACCTCGGACGCTGTGGAGGACCGGGTACTGGATGCCTTCAAGAGCAGCTTTCCCGATGCGAAGCTGATCTTCACAAACCTCTCCAAGGAGCAGGAAGCCAACCTGCGCCAGGCGTTCGCGGACTAA
- a CDS encoding uracil-DNA glycosylase — translation MQSLDNGTQSEELWNRRYDDNVAEVNQLCDSLKALKPGTEVPYIDPMHDVGETRIVSLFSNIGTAHPSGFITAGDDDAVARLLGVHWQVGLRPEYVMPWNTYPWHVPGEPNGKLTKEQIQEGLKPLLRFLALVPRASAIVAHGTEAQRLCAAFLKTENRMIYRRSFKIYKARSVDGRAFGATAERQEEGLATMRIAYKDAMARTGLAIPSS, via the coding sequence ATGCAAAGCCTGGACAATGGAACACAATCCGAAGAACTCTGGAACCGTCGTTATGACGACAACGTCGCTGAGGTCAATCAGCTCTGTGATTCGCTCAAGGCGCTGAAGCCGGGCACCGAGGTGCCGTACATTGATCCCATGCACGACGTGGGCGAGACCCGCATTGTGAGCCTTTTCTCCAATATCGGTACAGCCCATCCATCGGGTTTCATCACTGCAGGCGACGACGACGCCGTTGCCCGCCTTCTCGGGGTCCACTGGCAGGTGGGGCTCCGCCCGGAGTACGTCATGCCGTGGAACACGTATCCCTGGCACGTTCCGGGTGAGCCCAACGGCAAACTGACCAAGGAGCAGATCCAAGAGGGGCTCAAGCCCCTGCTGCGCTTCCTGGCGCTGGTGCCGCGCGCATCCGCCATCGTGGCCCACGGCACCGAGGCACAGCGTCTGTGTGCTGCCTTCCTCAAGACAGAGAATCGGATGATTTACCGGCGCAGCTTCAAAATCTACAAGGCCCGCTCTGTGGACGGACGCGCGTTCGGCGCAACGGCGGAACGTCAGGAAGAGGGCCTGGCCACCATGCGGATTGCCTACAAGGACGCGATGGCGCGCACAGGTCTGGCTATTCCGTCCAGCTAA
- the smpB gene encoding SsrA-binding protein SmpB, whose amino-acid sequence MPKESGRKVVATNRKARHNYEILDTYEAGMVLMGTEVKSLREGRASLVDGFGTFYNDELWLEAAYIPEYLNGSWTNHSARRRRKLLLHREQLDKIMQKTRESGFTIVPLQLYFLDGRAKVEIAVARGKRDYDKRQTLREKQDNREALRDMREKNRGA is encoded by the coding sequence GTGCCCAAAGAAAGTGGCCGTAAGGTAGTGGCCACCAACCGCAAGGCCCGGCACAACTATGAAATCCTCGACACCTACGAGGCCGGCATGGTTTTGATGGGTACCGAGGTCAAGTCGCTGCGGGAGGGCCGGGCGTCCCTTGTGGACGGATTCGGAACCTTCTACAACGATGAACTGTGGCTCGAAGCCGCATACATTCCGGAGTATCTCAACGGGAGCTGGACCAATCATTCGGCCCGCCGCCGCCGGAAACTCCTGTTGCACCGAGAACAGCTGGACAAGATTATGCAGAAGACCCGGGAATCCGGGTTCACCATCGTTCCGCTGCAGCTGTACTTCCTGGACGGGCGGGCGAAGGTTGAGATTGCCGTGGCCCGGGGCAAGCGCGACTACGACAAGCGTCAGACGCTGCGCGAGAAGCAGGACAACAGGGAAGCCCTGCGGGACATGCGGGAGAAAAACCGCGGCGCCTGA
- a CDS encoding M23 family metallopeptidase — MVSAHLRPATTPALRKTTAAVVASAVLALTLAFSGTASADELDDRKAAIEAEQQKVQETYEYLDAETSRKVAELAIYQQQLPGAQQALADAEGRVSAAAGKVSALTDRVALAQETRNTITAQIEQDRAAMEDTEEVIGQIAAQAYKSGGVPSSFSLILGAEGADSLTDSMGLAEQVLRSQNASMQQLSQQNATNVNSEARLAAVEEEISNLKAQAEAALVLEQEARDSAAAEKAKVDTLIEQTEAANAALEAKKPVIQAQLASLETAKAKATADIAERQRALLEKARKEEEARIAEANRRAAEEAARNNRPTPPPEVPDTKPTSPSAFGLSLPVRASISSGFGWRATPPGSIDFFGTGGYLHSGIDFAASCGTPVYAPASGEVYRADQGQPDGMIGTGNRVVLDHGVIGNSALATNYYHLTSFVVSVGQWVNAGQLIGYVGTTGNSTGCHLHFETVLNGALVDPMGLL; from the coding sequence ATGGTTAGTGCCCACCTGCGGCCGGCGACGACGCCTGCCCTGCGCAAAACCACGGCAGCCGTGGTTGCGTCAGCCGTGCTTGCACTCACCCTTGCGTTCAGTGGAACCGCATCGGCTGACGAACTCGACGACCGCAAGGCCGCCATTGAGGCGGAACAGCAGAAAGTCCAGGAGACCTACGAGTACCTGGATGCTGAAACCAGCAGGAAGGTCGCGGAGCTGGCGATCTACCAGCAGCAGCTCCCCGGCGCCCAGCAGGCGTTGGCGGACGCGGAAGGCCGCGTCTCAGCAGCCGCGGGCAAGGTCAGTGCCCTGACTGATCGTGTGGCGCTGGCGCAGGAAACGCGCAACACCATCACTGCTCAGATTGAGCAGGACCGGGCGGCCATGGAGGACACGGAAGAAGTCATAGGCCAAATTGCCGCACAGGCCTATAAGAGCGGCGGGGTGCCTTCCAGCTTTTCGCTGATCCTTGGTGCCGAGGGTGCGGACAGCCTCACTGATTCCATGGGTCTGGCGGAGCAGGTGCTGCGCAGCCAGAACGCTTCCATGCAGCAGCTTTCCCAGCAAAACGCCACCAACGTTAACTCTGAAGCTCGCCTCGCCGCGGTTGAAGAGGAAATCTCCAACCTCAAGGCCCAGGCGGAAGCGGCACTGGTGCTGGAACAGGAAGCCAGAGACTCCGCTGCGGCTGAAAAGGCCAAGGTGGATACCCTGATCGAGCAGACCGAGGCAGCGAACGCTGCCCTTGAAGCCAAAAAGCCGGTCATCCAGGCGCAGCTCGCGTCCCTGGAAACGGCCAAGGCCAAGGCAACGGCCGATATCGCTGAACGCCAGCGCGCCCTCCTTGAGAAGGCACGCAAGGAAGAGGAAGCCCGGATCGCCGAGGCGAACCGCCGAGCCGCCGAAGAAGCGGCACGCAACAACCGGCCCACTCCGCCGCCGGAGGTGCCGGACACAAAACCAACCAGCCCCTCGGCCTTTGGTCTGAGCCTCCCCGTGCGGGCATCCATTTCCTCCGGCTTCGGCTGGCGCGCCACCCCTCCGGGCAGCATTGATTTCTTCGGCACCGGCGGATACCTGCACTCAGGAATCGACTTTGCCGCCAGCTGCGGCACGCCCGTTTACGCACCGGCATCCGGCGAGGTGTACCGCGCCGACCAGGGCCAGCCCGACGGCATGATCGGAACCGGCAACCGCGTGGTCCTTGACCACGGGGTCATCGGAAACAGTGCCCTTGCAACGAACTACTACCACCTGACCAGCTTTGTGGTCTCCGTCGGCCAGTGGGTCAATGCCGGCCAGCTCATTGGCTACGTCGGCACCACCGGCAACTCCACGGGCTGCCACCTGCACTTCGAGACCGTCCTCAACGGTGCCCTGGTTGACCCCATGGGCCTGCTGTAG
- the ftsX gene encoding permease-like cell division protein FtsX encodes MRLAFVLGEIGSGIRRNLSMVVSVILVTFVSLTFVGAAGLLQLQIGQMKGYWYDKVQVAIFLCGDTVTTASCASGAVTDEQREAIEEQLQSPAFSQYVASVDYEDQETALGHFREQFANSPLVDSVTAAQLPESFRVSLVDPEKYEVIDEAFSSMPGVETVSDQRELLEKVFSFMNMASLIALIIAGVMLVCAILLIATTIRLSAFSRRRETGIMRLVGASKAVIQLPFILEGVIAAVIGAVLASGTLWAVAHFFIGALAEAYPATAFISAQQVLVLSPVLLLIGALLAGASSLLTLRRYLRV; translated from the coding sequence ATGAGGTTGGCATTTGTCCTCGGCGAGATCGGTTCAGGCATTCGCCGGAACCTTTCCATGGTGGTCTCCGTCATTTTGGTGACCTTTGTATCCCTCACCTTTGTGGGTGCGGCCGGACTCCTGCAGCTGCAGATCGGCCAGATGAAGGGTTACTGGTACGACAAGGTGCAGGTGGCGATCTTCCTCTGCGGTGACACCGTCACCACGGCCTCGTGCGCATCCGGAGCGGTCACGGATGAACAGCGGGAGGCTATCGAAGAGCAGCTCCAATCGCCGGCGTTCTCCCAATACGTAGCGTCGGTTGACTATGAGGACCAGGAGACGGCGCTCGGGCATTTCCGCGAGCAGTTCGCCAACTCGCCGCTCGTGGACTCAGTGACGGCTGCACAGTTGCCGGAGTCCTTCCGTGTTTCCTTGGTGGATCCGGAAAAGTACGAGGTTATTGATGAGGCATTCTCATCCATGCCCGGCGTGGAAACCGTCAGCGACCAGCGTGAGCTTTTGGAGAAGGTCTTCTCCTTTATGAACATGGCATCACTGATTGCACTGATTATCGCGGGGGTAATGCTGGTCTGCGCCATCCTGCTGATCGCCACCACCATCCGCTTATCTGCCTTCAGCAGACGGCGCGAGACCGGCATTATGCGGCTGGTGGGAGCGTCCAAGGCGGTCATCCAGCTGCCGTTCATCCTTGAGGGGGTCATTGCGGCTGTCATCGGTGCCGTGTTGGCCTCGGGTACGCTGTGGGCAGTGGCACACTTCTTTATTGGTGCGCTGGCCGAAGCATACCCTGCGACTGCGTTCATTTCGGCGCAGCAAGTACTGGTCTTGAGCCCTGTATTACTCCTTATTGGGGCTTTACTGGCCGGTGCGTCCTCACTACTAACGCTTAGACGCTACTTAAGGGTTTAG
- the ftsE gene encoding cell division ATP-binding protein FtsE yields the protein MITFDNVTKVYDRNSRPALNSVNLEVDRGEFVFLVGASGSGKSTFIRLILKEEHASRGTVYVAGSNVAKIPSWRVPRLRRGIGVVFQDFRLLPNKTVFANVAFAMQVIGRSRAVIRDSVPEVLKTVGLEGKDNRLPHELSGGEQQRVAIARAIVNKPGILLADEPTGNLDPTTSLGIMKVLDRINQNGTTVVMATHDDDIVNTMRKRVVELHHGKIVRDEREGIYLGAPQTQQGIVIPQAAVVKPADGVRSPGGTGAAGKGAAE from the coding sequence ATGATCACTTTCGACAACGTCACCAAGGTCTACGACCGTAATTCCAGGCCGGCACTGAACTCCGTGAACCTCGAAGTGGACCGCGGCGAGTTCGTGTTCCTGGTCGGAGCCTCCGGCTCCGGAAAATCGACCTTCATTCGGCTGATCCTCAAAGAGGAGCACGCGTCCCGCGGGACCGTTTACGTGGCCGGATCGAACGTGGCGAAAATCCCCAGTTGGCGCGTGCCGCGCCTGCGCCGGGGGATCGGCGTCGTTTTCCAGGACTTCCGCCTGCTGCCGAATAAGACCGTCTTCGCCAATGTAGCCTTTGCCATGCAGGTGATCGGGCGCAGCCGGGCAGTCATCCGTGACTCCGTGCCCGAGGTCCTCAAAACCGTCGGCCTCGAAGGCAAGGACAACCGCCTGCCGCATGAGCTCTCCGGCGGTGAGCAGCAGCGGGTGGCCATCGCACGTGCGATCGTCAACAAGCCCGGAATCCTCCTTGCTGATGAGCCCACGGGAAACCTGGACCCCACCACGTCGCTGGGGATCATGAAGGTCCTGGACCGGATCAACCAGAACGGAACCACCGTGGTGATGGCCACCCACGATGACGACATTGTGAACACGATGCGCAAGCGCGTCGTCGAACTGCACCACGGCAAGATAGTGCGCGACGAGCGCGAGGGCATCTACCTGGGTGCGCCCCAGACACAGCAGGGGATCGTCATTCCGCAGGCCGCCGTCGTTAAGCCGGCCGACGGCGTCCGATCACCGGGCGGGACCGGCGCGGCAGGAAAGGGGGCCGCTGAATGA
- the prfB gene encoding peptide chain release factor 2 produces the protein MAEIDFPAEIRALRSTFASIEEVSDVAKIKEDIEELSEMAGVPDLWDDPSEAQKITSKLSHRQSELERLERIQSRIDDLEVLVELAQDEADAESKAEAVTELESLRKSLSQLEVVTLLSGEYDAREAVVTIRSGAGGVDAADFAEMLLRMYLRWAERHGYPTTVLDTSYAEEAGLKSATFEVKAPYAFGTLVVEAGTHRLVRISPFDNQGRRQTSFAAVEVIPLIEPTDHIDIPDNEIRVDVFRSSGPGGQSVNTTDSAVRLTHLPTGTVVSMQNEKSQLQNRAAAMRVLQSRLLLLKKEQEDAEKKAFAGDVKASWGDQMRSYVLNPYQMVKDLRTEHEVGNTSAVFDGEIDDFIDAGIRWRAHGSVSARK, from the coding sequence ATGGCTGAAATTGATTTTCCCGCGGAGATCCGCGCCCTCAGGTCCACTTTTGCTTCCATCGAGGAGGTCTCCGATGTAGCCAAAATCAAAGAGGACATCGAAGAGCTCAGCGAAATGGCCGGCGTTCCGGACCTCTGGGATGATCCGTCCGAGGCGCAGAAAATTACGTCCAAGCTCTCGCACCGCCAGTCGGAACTGGAACGGCTGGAGAGAATCCAGTCGCGCATCGATGACCTCGAGGTTCTGGTGGAACTCGCCCAGGATGAGGCCGACGCCGAGTCCAAGGCTGAGGCGGTGACGGAGCTGGAATCCCTGCGCAAGTCCCTCTCCCAGCTGGAAGTAGTCACCCTGCTCTCCGGTGAGTACGACGCCCGCGAGGCTGTCGTGACCATCCGTTCCGGCGCCGGGGGAGTGGATGCGGCTGACTTCGCCGAAATGCTGCTGCGCATGTACCTTCGCTGGGCCGAGCGCCACGGTTACCCGACCACGGTCTTGGACACCTCCTACGCCGAAGAGGCCGGGCTGAAATCGGCCACCTTCGAGGTCAAGGCCCCGTACGCCTTTGGCACCCTGGTGGTGGAGGCCGGCACGCACCGGCTGGTCCGCATCAGCCCCTTCGATAATCAGGGCCGCCGGCAGACCTCGTTTGCCGCCGTTGAGGTCATTCCGCTGATTGAGCCCACCGATCACATCGACATCCCGGACAACGAGATCCGTGTGGATGTCTTCCGTTCCTCCGGTCCCGGCGGGCAGTCCGTGAACACCACGGACTCGGCCGTGCGCCTGACCCACCTCCCCACGGGCACCGTGGTGTCCATGCAGAACGAGAAGTCACAGCTGCAGAACCGTGCCGCGGCCATGCGCGTGCTGCAGTCCCGCTTGCTGCTGCTGAAGAAGGAGCAGGAAGACGCCGAGAAGAAGGCGTTCGCCGGTGACGTCAAGGCTTCATGGGGAGATCAGATGCGCTCTTATGTCCTCAACCCGTATCAGATGGTTAAGGACCTGCGTACGGAACATGAAGTCGGCAACACCTCTGCGGTGTTCGACGGCGAGATCGACGACTTCATCGACGCCGGCATCCGCTGGCGCGCCCACGGCAGTGTTTCCGCCCGCAAGTAA
- a CDS encoding pilus assembly protein TadG-related protein has protein sequence MSRRRAARAATGRGSVLRGEEGQVGVLIIGYMLVSLLVVSVVMGASALYLGHKKLLSAADGAALAAADTFSLGDVASPGEGPAAVLAPAAVQAEVNRYLALTDAADRIPGLSVDAETGTADGRTAVVVLTGVVHPPLVNFLVPDGIPITAVSEARARLSQ, from the coding sequence GTGAGCCGGCGTCGCGCGGCGCGCGCAGCAACTGGAAGGGGATCCGTCCTTCGGGGAGAGGAAGGCCAAGTCGGCGTCCTGATCATCGGCTACATGTTGGTGAGCCTGCTGGTGGTCTCGGTGGTCATGGGGGCCTCCGCCCTCTATCTGGGGCACAAGAAGCTGCTGTCCGCTGCAGACGGAGCCGCGCTCGCAGCTGCAGACACCTTTTCGCTGGGGGACGTTGCCTCACCGGGGGAGGGGCCGGCAGCAGTGCTTGCTCCGGCAGCGGTCCAAGCTGAGGTGAACCGGTACCTTGCCCTGACCGACGCCGCGGACCGGATTCCGGGTCTTTCCGTAGACGCTGAGACCGGGACTGCTGACGGCCGCACTGCGGTGGTGGTGTTGACCGGCGTCGTGCATCCTCCGCTGGTGAACTTCCTGGTGCCGGACGGCATTCCCATCACCGCGGTGAGCGAGGCCAGGGCACGCCTCAGCCAATAG
- a CDS encoding TadE family protein, with protein MTVRRPSARGRETGSAVVDFVMVGALLTLLFMSIIQLALILHVRNTLIDAAASGARYGTLADRTPADGAARTEELIRLALNSSLAEDVTFQETTHSGVRMLQVTVRAPLPVIGFLGPSDGLEVTGHGFWGQDAAAGAG; from the coding sequence CTGACCGTACGGCGTCCTTCGGCCCGCGGCCGGGAAACCGGGTCAGCGGTAGTGGACTTTGTCATGGTCGGCGCCCTGCTGACGCTGCTCTTCATGTCGATCATCCAGCTGGCCCTGATTCTGCACGTGCGCAATACGCTGATTGACGCAGCGGCTTCCGGTGCGCGGTACGGCACGCTGGCCGACCGCACCCCGGCCGACGGCGCAGCACGCACCGAGGAACTGATCCGTCTCGCGCTGAACAGCTCGCTGGCCGAAGACGTGACGTTTCAGGAAACAACGCACAGCGGTGTCCGGATGCTGCAGGTCACGGTGCGGGCGCCCCTTCCTGTGATCGGATTCCTGGGACCCAGCGACGGATTGGAGGTGACCGGTCATGGATTTTGGGGACAGGACGCAGCCGCTGGAGCCGGATGA
- a CDS encoding type II secretion system F family protein gives MSRLLAVPAGDLTPFGPLQRILRPALHLAVRRLNRINPVTRDLERRLERAGQGLRVLDFRAEQVLWTGGGFLGGGMIAVWLASVDRVGVGGVVAGTVLGAVLGFTLRDYRLSSQVQSREARMLAEFPSLAEMMALAVGAGESANGALERIARTAHGELAGEFARILGETRSGVPLTNALQHFSDRVRLAPLSRFVDGLTVAIERGTPLADVMRAQSQDVRDLAKRELMESAGKKEIAMMVPLVFGVLPLTVLFSIFPGLSLLGIGL, from the coding sequence ATGTCCCGTCTTCTGGCCGTACCGGCCGGTGACCTCACTCCGTTCGGCCCGCTGCAACGGATCCTGCGCCCCGCCCTGCATCTGGCTGTCCGCCGTCTCAACCGGATCAACCCGGTTACCCGTGACCTTGAGCGCCGTCTGGAACGTGCGGGGCAGGGCTTGCGCGTGCTGGACTTCCGGGCCGAACAGGTGCTGTGGACCGGCGGAGGTTTCCTGGGCGGGGGCATGATTGCCGTTTGGCTGGCCAGCGTCGACCGGGTGGGTGTGGGCGGCGTCGTGGCCGGCACCGTCCTGGGAGCGGTGCTCGGATTCACTCTCCGCGACTACCGGTTGAGCTCCCAAGTCCAGAGCCGTGAAGCCCGCATGCTGGCCGAGTTCCCCAGCTTGGCGGAGATGATGGCACTTGCAGTGGGCGCCGGAGAAAGCGCCAACGGAGCCCTGGAGCGGATTGCCCGCACGGCCCACGGAGAACTGGCTGGGGAGTTTGCCCGCATCCTCGGCGAAACCCGTTCCGGAGTTCCACTCACCAACGCGCTGCAGCACTTTTCCGACCGGGTCAGGCTCGCTCCGCTGTCCCGGTTCGTGGACGGTTTGACAGTGGCGATCGAACGCGGCACCCCGCTCGCGGATGTCATGCGGGCGCAATCCCAGGACGTGCGCGACCTGGCCAAACGTGAACTCATGGAAAGCGCCGGAAAGAAGGAGATCGCAATGATGGTCCCTCTGGTCTTCGGCGTCCTTCCACTGACAGTGCTCTTCTCGATTTTTCCCGGTCTTTCCCTCCTGGGAATCGGACTCTAG
- a CDS encoding type II secretion system F family protein, with protein sequence MSAAAGLLLGLGLFLIWRSCWVVPPVPARRPRSSRLEDELLQAGIQRVTPRAVVASSIAAGLLVALLVLAGTGAVPIAACFGLFGAGVPLFLVRWQARKQRTSRAELWPDAVDHLRSAIRAGLSLPEALIQLGENGPEELRQPFREFAADYRSGGQFDHSLTRLKATLADPVADRIVEALRLTREVGGSDLGRLLGTLNEFLRDNARTRSELLARQSWTVNAARLAVAAPWIVLMLLAARPEAIDAYNSAAGATVLAAGIVISVVCYRLMLRIGALPEEERVLR encoded by the coding sequence ATGAGCGCCGCGGCAGGACTGCTGCTGGGCCTGGGACTGTTCCTGATATGGCGGTCTTGCTGGGTAGTTCCACCGGTGCCGGCCCGCCGGCCCCGCAGCAGCCGGCTGGAAGATGAACTGCTGCAGGCGGGGATCCAGCGGGTGACGCCGCGGGCGGTTGTCGCCAGCAGCATCGCAGCCGGACTGCTGGTGGCGCTGCTGGTGCTGGCTGGCACCGGTGCCGTTCCCATCGCCGCCTGCTTTGGATTGTTCGGCGCAGGGGTGCCCCTGTTCCTGGTCCGTTGGCAGGCCCGAAAACAGCGGACATCACGCGCGGAACTGTGGCCGGACGCCGTGGACCACCTGCGGTCTGCCATTCGGGCCGGGCTGTCCCTGCCCGAGGCACTGATCCAGTTGGGAGAGAACGGCCCGGAAGAGCTGCGGCAGCCCTTCCGAGAGTTTGCAGCCGATTACCGGTCCGGCGGTCAGTTCGATCACTCCCTCACACGGCTGAAGGCAACCCTGGCGGATCCGGTGGCTGACCGCATCGTGGAAGCGCTGCGCCTCACCCGCGAGGTGGGAGGCTCAGATCTCGGGCGTTTGCTCGGCACACTGAACGAATTCCTGCGGGACAACGCCAGAACCCGCAGCGAGCTGCTGGCACGCCAGTCCTGGACGGTCAATGCTGCACGGCTGGCCGTCGCCGCCCCGTGGATCGTGCTGATGCTGCTTGCAGCCCGGCCTGAAGCCATTGACGCCTACAACTCTGCGGCCGGGGCTACGGTGCTTGCCGCAGGCATTGTCATTTCAGTGGTTTGCTACCGGCTCATGCTCCGAATCGGGGCGCTTCCCGAAGAAGAGCGGGTGCTGCGGTGA